The Thiosulfativibrio zosterae genome has a window encoding:
- the mog gene encoding molybdopterin adenylyltransferase, producing the protein MQKINIGFITVSDRASRGEYEDLGGPAMQVWLKNALKNDWNPVARVIEDEQSLIEQTLIELADEFKCGLILTTGGTGPAKRDVTPEATAAVCDKILDGFAEQMRAVSLKYVPTAILSRQIAGTRGSSLIINLPGKPSAIGECLEAIFPAVPYCVDLIEGPYLETNDDFIKGFRPKHAQKPSSTSSN; encoded by the coding sequence ATGCAAAAAATAAATATCGGGTTTATTACCGTATCCGATCGCGCATCGCGTGGAGAATATGAAGACTTGGGTGGCCCAGCCATGCAGGTCTGGTTAAAAAATGCCTTAAAAAATGACTGGAATCCGGTTGCCAGAGTGATTGAGGATGAGCAGTCGTTAATCGAACAAACCTTGATAGAGTTGGCCGATGAGTTTAAATGCGGGTTGATTTTAACCACCGGCGGCACAGGCCCCGCTAAGCGTGATGTTACCCCAGAAGCCACCGCGGCGGTCTGCGATAAAATTTTAGATGGTTTTGCTGAGCAGATGCGTGCAGTATCGCTTAAGTATGTGCCCACGGCGATTTTGTCGCGCCAAATTGCCGGCACGCGTGGCAGCAGTTTGATTATTAATTTGCCTGGCAAACCTTCTGCAATCGGTGAGTGCCTTGAGGCGATTTTTCCCGCCGTTCCCTATTGCGTCGATTTAATCGAAGGGCCTTATTTAGAAACCAATGATGACTTTATCAAAGGCTTTCGCCCCAAACACGCACAAAAACCCTCATCGACCTCTTCAAATTAA
- the prmB gene encoding 50S ribosomal protein L3 N(5)-glutamine methyltransferase gives MTQFSYQCEGLETINDFIRWGASLFRKSDLFFGHGTDNAFDDAKMLVLHVVSMPWNLHDSYLQTRLTLHERQAVTDLFRRRIETRKPSAYLVGEAWFAGLPFYVNEHVLVPRSPIAELIAKNYAPWIEDPEAVTHVLDMCTGSGCIGIASLQAFPNAEVDLVDISPEALAIAKQNVARYDLIGVAHPIESDLFVALEGKQYDLIVSNPPYVDKIEMDALPEEFHQEPRLGLEAGDDGLDIVRVILAKAAQHLTENGVLIVEVGVSQYYLEEAYPELPFSWFEFEQGGEGVFAISKSELEVFQDILDSRILG, from the coding sequence GTGACCCAATTTAGCTATCAATGTGAAGGTTTAGAAACCATTAATGACTTTATCCGTTGGGGAGCGTCATTGTTTCGTAAATCGGATTTATTTTTTGGACACGGCACCGACAATGCGTTTGATGATGCCAAAATGCTAGTGTTGCATGTTGTTTCCATGCCTTGGAATTTGCATGACAGTTATTTGCAAACCCGCTTAACCTTGCATGAGCGCCAAGCGGTGACCGATTTATTTCGCCGCCGTATCGAAACCCGCAAGCCCTCTGCGTATTTGGTGGGCGAAGCCTGGTTTGCCGGCTTGCCATTTTATGTGAATGAGCATGTGCTCGTGCCACGCTCACCGATTGCCGAGTTGATTGCTAAAAACTATGCACCTTGGATTGAAGACCCAGAGGCGGTCACTCATGTGTTGGATATGTGCACCGGCAGCGGGTGTATTGGGATTGCCAGTTTGCAAGCCTTTCCAAATGCCGAAGTGGATTTGGTCGATATTTCGCCAGAAGCCTTAGCCATTGCCAAACAAAATGTGGCGCGTTACGACTTAATTGGCGTGGCGCATCCGATTGAGTCGGATTTATTCGTGGCTTTAGAGGGCAAACAATATGATTTGATTGTCTCTAATCCGCCTTATGTTGATAAGATAGAAATGGATGCCTTGCCAGAAGAGTTTCATCAAGAGCCGCGTTTAGGATTAGAAGCGGGAGATGATGGCTTGGATATCGTGCGTGTTATTTTGGCAAAAGCTGCACAACACCTGACAGAAAATGGGGTGTTAATCGTTGAAGTGGGCGTGTCGCAATATTACTTGGAAGAAGCCTATCCTGAATTGCCTTTTTCATGGTTTGAGTTTGAGCAGGGTGGTGAAGGCGTTTTTGCCATTTCCAAGTCTGAATTGGAAGTTTTTCAAGACATCCTCGACAGTCGTATCCTCGGATAA